In a single window of the Aminomonas paucivorans DSM 12260 genome:
- a CDS encoding glycosyltransferase family 2 protein: MRSLSVVIPVYNEASQLPRTLEVLRGVLGGVREDLSWTFVLVDDGSRDDTWEVIRAESARGDVRGLRLSRNFGKEAALCAGLEAASGDGCLVLDGDLQHPPALIPAMLDLWIRKGYDVVEGVKARRGDESLLYRLCAVGFYRLMKALSGCDFDNASDFKLLDARVLDAWRRLGESRTFFRGMTAWLGFRRASLPFEVSPREGGGTRWSPFKLLRLALDAIASFSSAPLHLVTALGGVFFLFALLLGGQTLYRKLAGSAVDGFTTVILLLLVIGSTLMFSLGIIGVYVSRIFDEVKGRPRYLVCEEVREDREEVPRK, encoded by the coding sequence GTGCGCTCCCTCTCCGTGGTGATCCCGGTCTACAACGAGGCATCCCAGCTCCCCCGGACCTTGGAGGTGCTCCGGGGAGTCCTGGGGGGAGTGCGGGAGGACCTCTCCTGGACCTTCGTCCTGGTGGACGACGGCTCCCGGGACGACACCTGGGAGGTCATCCGGGCGGAATCCGCCCGGGGAGACGTGCGGGGGCTGCGCCTTTCCCGCAACTTCGGCAAGGAGGCGGCGCTCTGCGCGGGGCTGGAGGCGGCCTCCGGGGACGGGTGTCTGGTGCTGGACGGGGATCTGCAGCACCCCCCGGCGCTCATCCCCGCCATGCTGGATCTCTGGATCCGCAAGGGGTACGACGTGGTGGAGGGGGTCAAGGCGAGGCGAGGGGACGAAAGCCTCCTCTACCGCCTCTGCGCCGTGGGGTTTTACCGGCTGATGAAGGCCCTTTCGGGCTGCGACTTCGACAACGCCTCGGACTTCAAGCTTCTGGACGCCCGGGTCCTGGACGCCTGGCGGCGCCTGGGGGAGAGCCGCACCTTCTTCCGGGGCATGACCGCCTGGCTGGGGTTCCGGCGGGCCTCCCTGCCCTTCGAGGTGTCCCCTCGGGAAGGGGGCGGCACCCGCTGGTCCCCCTTCAAGCTGTTGCGCCTGGCCCTTGACGCCATCGCCTCCTTCTCCTCCGCCCCCCTTCACCTGGTGACCGCCCTGGGAGGGGTGTTCTTCCTCTTCGCCCTCCTGCTGGGAGGACAGACCCTGTACCGCAAGCTCGCCGGCTCCGCCGTGGACGGGTTCACCACGGTGATCCTCCTGCTGCTGGTCATCGGCAGCACCCTCATGTTCAGCCTGGGCATCATCGGCGTCTACGTGTCCCGGATCTTCGACGAGGTGAAGGGACGTCCCCGGTACCTGGTCTGCGAGGAGGTGCGGGAGGACCGGGAGGAGGTCCCCCGGAAATGA
- a CDS encoding SMR family transporter, with translation MTLAIILATLVLNVLANSFVKMGMTGFAGGVGGGMVMYMIRSPYMVLGVGCYGLAFVTYSALLTRMDLSVAYPLMTGCIAVTLAAVAVACFGESLTLWQMLGIFLVVAGIWLLAR, from the coding sequence ATGACTCTTGCGATCATTTTGGCGACCCTGGTGCTCAACGTGCTGGCCAACTCCTTCGTGAAGATGGGCATGACCGGCTTTGCGGGGGGCGTGGGGGGCGGCATGGTGATGTACATGATCCGCAGCCCCTACATGGTGCTGGGTGTGGGTTGCTACGGTCTGGCCTTCGTCACCTACAGCGCCCTCCTCACCCGGATGGACCTGAGCGTGGCCTACCCCCTCATGACGGGGTGCATCGCCGTCACCTTGGCGGCGGTGGCGGTGGCCTGCTTCGGGGAATCCCTGACCCTCTGGCAGATGCTGGGGATCTTCCTGGTGGTGGCGGGCATCTGGCTTCTGGCCCGGTAG
- a CDS encoding DUF1576 domain-containing protein, producing MDEESRREFRRYCVVSLFLWGLVFFGILRCGGDVEELFAGLSRILTSPATLITDYVLLGGAAAFVNAGFLGLCVLGLLAAQGARLTGPGLAAVFTVTGFGLFGKNLYNVWPILLGVWLYGRLRGVAFRDHLLIALFGTALAPLVSELTFGVSLTPLGPGPGSFLLGLLGGVATGFFLPPLAKHLLSAHQGYNLYNVGFACGFLGLVCMALLRALGIPLEGGFYWMEGGYDTLLLPTGCFFSAMVFTGLAIQPRCLPGLRELYRSSGRLVSDFVQYSGFGPSLVNMGALGLAGLAYLIAVGGDLNGPTLGGLLTLAGFGGFGQHLRNTVPVVFGVWLGAVLSVWPVDSPGAVLAALFGATLAPVAGAFGVLAGVAAGFLHLVVAMSVASVHGGLNLYNNGFSGGIVAMMLLPVLESFRED from the coding sequence ATGGATGAAGAGAGCAGAAGGGAGTTCCGGCGTTACTGCGTGGTGTCCCTGTTTCTCTGGGGACTGGTGTTCTTCGGGATCCTCCGTTGCGGAGGGGACGTGGAGGAGCTTTTTGCGGGGCTGTCCCGCATCCTGACCAGTCCCGCCACCCTGATCACGGACTACGTGCTCCTGGGCGGGGCGGCGGCCTTCGTCAACGCGGGATTTCTGGGACTCTGCGTCCTGGGGCTTCTGGCCGCCCAGGGAGCCCGGCTCACGGGGCCCGGCCTGGCAGCGGTGTTCACCGTCACGGGGTTCGGCCTCTTCGGAAAGAACCTCTACAACGTCTGGCCCATCCTCCTGGGAGTGTGGCTCTACGGCCGTCTCCGAGGGGTGGCCTTCCGGGATCACCTCCTCATCGCCCTCTTCGGCACCGCCCTGGCTCCCCTGGTGAGCGAGCTGACCTTCGGGGTCTCCCTGACCCCCCTGGGCCCGGGCCCCGGCTCCTTCCTCCTGGGGCTGCTGGGGGGCGTGGCGACGGGGTTCTTCCTTCCTCCCCTGGCGAAACACCTTTTGTCCGCCCATCAGGGCTACAACCTCTACAACGTGGGGTTTGCCTGCGGTTTCCTGGGACTGGTGTGCATGGCCCTCCTTCGGGCCCTGGGGATCCCCCTGGAAGGGGGCTTCTACTGGATGGAAGGGGGATACGACACCCTGCTTCTTCCCACGGGGTGCTTCTTCTCCGCCATGGTCTTCACGGGGCTGGCGATCCAGCCTCGCTGTCTCCCGGGGCTGCGGGAACTGTACCGTTCCTCCGGTCGTCTGGTCTCGGATTTCGTGCAGTACTCCGGCTTCGGCCCCTCCCTGGTCAACATGGGAGCCCTGGGCCTGGCCGGACTGGCCTACCTGATCGCGGTGGGGGGAGACCTGAACGGTCCCACCCTGGGGGGGCTGCTGACCCTGGCGGGGTTCGGGGGGTTCGGGCAGCACCTGCGCAACACGGTCCCGGTGGTCTTCGGGGTCTGGCTGGGGGCGGTCCTCTCCGTGTGGCCCGTGGACAGCCCGGGGGCGGTGCTGGCGGCGCTCTTCGGGGCCACCCTGGCCCCCGTGGCGGGAGCCTTCGGGGTCCTGGCGGGAGTGGCGGCGGGGTTTCTGCACCTGGTGGTGGCCATGTCCGTGGCCAGCGTCCACGGGGGACTGAACCTCTACAACAACGGATTCTCCGGGGGCATCGTGGCCATGATGCTGCTCCCGGTGCTGGAATCCTTCCGGGAGGACTGA
- a CDS encoding pyridoxal phosphate-dependent aminotransferase — MRRTWRDRLGAAGDQRPDLYCLHQEPRPYEVDCSLGVNPLGMSPRVAARLREPLSGLDLAPYPRGEGPLAEALSSAWDGLFRPEQVLLGCGSMGVLLSLLRVLARPGASLLGLSPQFPDFPFQARFSGMEARSLPLFFPEYALEPERLLREVAPGDSAVYLDRPHNPTGQVLPLGDVARLAERCGDCGASLLVDEAYGEFLPEAESALNLDHPAVTVVRSFSKGWGLAGLRVGYGVVRDPQLREVLGWSTPPFEVSALGTELACEALKERDFPARSRAAVAFLKREVLKVLGGVPGLRTAATDPEVPLLLGVAEDPGEDLYETFLRRGIRTESGRAYPGLGARAVRLRVPREGDLARFRELWEEPDPSPSPE, encoded by the coding sequence GTGAGGAGGACCTGGCGGGACCGGCTGGGGGCGGCGGGGGACCAACGCCCCGACCTGTACTGTCTCCACCAGGAGCCTCGTCCCTACGAGGTGGACTGCTCCCTGGGGGTCAACCCCCTGGGGATGTCCCCCCGGGTGGCCGCACGCCTCCGGGAGCCCCTTTCGGGGTTGGATCTGGCCCCCTACCCCCGGGGAGAGGGGCCATTGGCGGAGGCCCTGTCCTCCGCCTGGGACGGGCTCTTCCGCCCCGAGCAGGTCCTTCTGGGCTGCGGTTCCATGGGGGTGCTTTTGTCCCTCCTGCGGGTGCTGGCTCGTCCCGGCGCCTCCCTGCTGGGGCTTTCGCCCCAGTTCCCCGACTTTCCCTTCCAGGCCCGCTTCTCGGGGATGGAGGCCCGCTCCCTCCCCCTTTTTTTCCCGGAGTACGCCCTGGAGCCGGAACGCCTCCTCCGGGAGGTCGCCCCGGGGGACTCGGCGGTGTACCTGGACCGCCCCCACAACCCCACGGGACAGGTCCTTCCGCTGGGGGACGTGGCCCGGCTGGCGGAGCGGTGCGGCGACTGCGGGGCGTCTCTTTTGGTCGACGAGGCCTACGGGGAGTTCCTCCCCGAGGCGGAGTCCGCCCTGAACCTGGACCATCCCGCCGTGACGGTGGTGCGCTCCTTCTCCAAGGGCTGGGGACTGGCGGGACTTCGGGTGGGGTATGGGGTGGTGCGGGACCCGCAGCTCCGGGAGGTCCTGGGGTGGTCCACCCCCCCCTTCGAGGTGAGCGCCCTGGGGACGGAGCTGGCCTGCGAGGCCCTGAAAGAACGGGATTTCCCCGCCCGAAGCCGGGCCGCCGTGGCTTTCCTCAAGCGGGAGGTCCTGAAGGTCCTGGGGGGCGTACCGGGACTGCGGACGGCCGCCACGGACCCGGAGGTCCCCCTCCTCCTGGGGGTGGCGGAGGATCCGGGGGAGGACCTCTACGAGACCTTTCTGCGCCGGGGGATCCGGACCGAATCGGGGAGGGCCTATCCCGGGCTCGGGGCAAGGGCCGTGAGGCTTCGGGTTCCCCGGGAAGGGGACCTGGCCCGGTTTCGGGAGCTGTGGGAAGAGCCCGATCCGTCGCCCTCCCCCGAGTGA
- a CDS encoding DMT family transporter, with translation MKNSTRTFLADGGILLAAALWGVGFGVLKDVLDYLPPFTLLVLRFLPGGVLLGLFFLRRFRETGWDDLRDGALVGLLLFGGFACQTTGLQWTTAGKQAFLTATYVLLVPFFSWGIHRAFPGGRVFAASGICLAGMSLLTLRGASGINLGDGLTLVSAVFFAGHLMAVERFTRRRDPLVLASLQMVVLGLCALPFALFERPDLGGIPLRGWIGFGYMLLFCTIGAFALQNLAQKYTPSTHAALLFSTEALFGAASGVLLLGETFTPPMATGAALMMGAILLVELPIPFLRKGPSPETRS, from the coding sequence ATGAAAAACTCCACAAGAACCTTCCTGGCGGACGGGGGGATCCTCCTGGCCGCAGCCCTTTGGGGCGTGGGCTTCGGGGTGCTCAAGGACGTGCTGGACTACCTGCCCCCCTTCACCCTCCTGGTTCTGCGCTTCCTCCCCGGCGGCGTCCTGCTGGGGCTTTTCTTCCTGAGACGTTTCCGGGAAACGGGATGGGACGACCTTCGCGACGGGGCACTGGTGGGGCTGCTGCTCTTCGGGGGGTTCGCCTGCCAGACCACGGGGCTTCAGTGGACCACCGCAGGCAAACAGGCCTTCCTCACCGCCACCTACGTCCTCCTGGTGCCCTTTTTCTCCTGGGGGATCCACCGGGCTTTCCCGGGAGGTCGAGTCTTCGCCGCCTCCGGCATCTGCCTGGCGGGGATGTCCCTCCTGACCCTCCGGGGGGCTTCGGGGATCAACCTGGGGGACGGGCTCACCCTGGTGTCTGCGGTGTTCTTCGCGGGGCACCTGATGGCGGTGGAGCGGTTCACCCGTCGACGGGACCCCCTGGTCCTGGCGTCCCTCCAGATGGTCGTCCTGGGGCTGTGCGCCCTTCCCTTCGCTCTCTTCGAACGACCGGACCTGGGGGGGATCCCCCTGCGGGGCTGGATCGGCTTCGGCTACATGTTGCTGTTCTGCACCATCGGGGCCTTCGCCCTGCAGAACCTGGCGCAGAAGTACACCCCCTCCACGCATGCGGCGCTGCTCTTCTCCACGGAGGCTCTCTTCGGGGCCGCCTCGGGGGTGCTGCTCCTGGGGGAGACCTTCACCCCTCCCATGGCCACGGGGGCGGCCCTGATGATGGGGGCCATCCTGCTGGTGGAACTCCCCATCCCCTTCCTCCGGAAGGGCCCTTCCCCCGAAACCCGATCCTGA
- a CDS encoding cold-shock protein, whose protein sequence is MATQGTVKWFNATKGYGFITTDEGRDVFCHFSAIKMDGYKALDEGVRVSLDVEMGPKGEQAANVVKL, encoded by the coding sequence TTGGCGACTCAAGGTACCGTGAAGTGGTTCAACGCGACGAAGGGCTATGGGTTTATCACCACTGACGAGGGGCGCGACGTTTTCTGCCATTTCAGCGCCATCAAGATGGACGGCTACAAGGCCCTCGACGAGGGTGTGCGGGTTTCCCTGGACGTGGAGATGGGGCCCAAGGGCGAACAAGCGGCCAACGTGGTGAAGCTGTAG
- a CDS encoding A/G-specific adenine glycosylase yields the protein MGVSDPRRGVPLLLEWFAREGRDLPWRRTYRPYEVLLSEILLQQTRMEAAVPYFLRFLERFPTLEALAGAPEEEVLALWTGLGYYRRARFLREAAARLNALGYREPPEDEGVLRSLPGLGSYTVGAVRSIAYNLPAPAVDGNVVRVLARWFDLPGTFQGKGRKELEALALSLIPPGRARDCNQAFMELGALVCVPSSPRCPVCPLVSCCLARWRGTEALRPEKVSRGASVQALGVAGLVRHRGKLLLRRRPPRGLWAGFWEFPWRLLEEGEDPGVALGRELAPLLGEVEIPQPCCEVRHAFLRTRVRLLGFLLDLPEGWKSTPGQGTWWTPEEAAGLPASAGCRKLLERLRREDGESPRC from the coding sequence GTGGGGGTTTCGGATCCTCGGAGGGGCGTGCCCCTCCTTCTGGAGTGGTTTGCCCGGGAAGGGCGGGACCTCCCCTGGCGGCGTACCTATCGTCCCTACGAGGTGCTGCTCTCGGAGATCCTGCTCCAGCAGACCCGGATGGAGGCGGCGGTGCCCTACTTCCTCCGGTTTCTGGAGCGCTTCCCCACCCTGGAGGCCCTGGCGGGGGCTCCGGAGGAGGAGGTCCTGGCCCTCTGGACCGGCCTGGGCTACTACCGCCGCGCCCGTTTCCTGCGGGAGGCGGCGGCCCGCCTGAACGCCCTGGGGTACCGGGAACCTCCGGAGGACGAAGGGGTTCTCCGGTCCCTTCCCGGCCTGGGGAGCTACACCGTGGGGGCGGTGCGCAGCATCGCCTACAACCTCCCCGCCCCGGCGGTGGACGGCAACGTGGTCCGGGTCTTGGCCCGGTGGTTCGACCTCCCCGGCACCTTCCAGGGGAAGGGGCGCAAAGAGCTGGAGGCCCTGGCCCTTTCCCTCATCCCCCCCGGGAGGGCCCGGGACTGTAATCAGGCCTTCATGGAGCTGGGAGCCCTGGTCTGTGTCCCCTCCTCTCCCCGGTGCCCCGTCTGTCCCCTCGTCTCCTGCTGTCTGGCCCGGTGGCGCGGCACCGAGGCGCTGCGTCCCGAAAAGGTCTCACGGGGTGCCTCGGTCCAGGCCCTGGGGGTGGCGGGGCTGGTGCGTCACCGGGGAAAGCTGCTGCTGCGGCGGCGTCCCCCCCGGGGTCTCTGGGCGGGGTTCTGGGAGTTCCCCTGGCGGCTCCTGGAGGAGGGGGAGGACCCCGGAGTGGCCCTGGGGCGGGAATTGGCGCCCCTCCTGGGGGAGGTGGAGATCCCCCAACCCTGCTGCGAGGTCCGCCACGCCTTCCTCCGCACCCGGGTCCGCCTGCTGGGGTTCCTGCTGGACCTGCCGGAGGGGTGGAAGTCCACCCCGGGGCAGGGGACCTGGTGGACCCCCGAAGAGGCGGCGGGGCTTCCCGCCTCCGCGGGGTGTCGCAAACTTCTGGAACGGTTGCGCCGGGAGGACGGCGAGTCACCCCGATGCTAG
- a CDS encoding nitroreductase family protein: MNVLVAIHERRSIQFFDPQREVDPHLLRELLETANLAPSSFNLQPWDVITLQDRENKKKLRACAFDQPKVEEAGAVLILVANPRGVEEHIDPVLDRMIELGYLKPEAREKTRGMPFGLYGQDPDSVSRKLFAVKNAALFAMNLMVAARGYGLETHPMDGFQEDKVKEAFGIPQDRLVPMLIAVGHLKPGTQLLPRGYRRPVEDFVHPERF; this comes from the coding sequence ATGAACGTGCTGGTGGCCATCCACGAACGGCGATCCATCCAGTTCTTCGATCCGCAGCGGGAGGTGGATCCCCATCTGCTGCGGGAACTCCTGGAGACGGCCAACCTGGCCCCCTCCTCCTTCAACCTGCAGCCCTGGGACGTGATCACCCTGCAGGACCGGGAGAACAAGAAGAAGCTCCGGGCCTGCGCCTTCGACCAGCCCAAGGTGGAGGAGGCGGGAGCGGTGCTCATCCTGGTGGCGAACCCCCGGGGGGTGGAGGAGCACATCGACCCGGTGCTGGACCGGATGATCGAACTGGGCTACCTGAAGCCCGAGGCCCGGGAGAAGACCCGGGGAATGCCCTTCGGCCTCTACGGTCAGGATCCGGACTCGGTCTCCCGCAAGCTCTTCGCGGTGAAGAACGCGGCGCTCTTCGCCATGAACCTCATGGTGGCCGCCCGGGGTTACGGCCTGGAGACCCACCCCATGGACGGCTTCCAGGAGGACAAGGTGAAGGAGGCCTTCGGGATCCCCCAGGACCGGCTGGTGCCCATGCTCATCGCGGTGGGACACCTCAAGCCGGGGACTCAGCTTCTGCCCCGGGGGTATCGGCGCCCCGTGGAGGACTTCGTCCACCCCGAACGCTTCTGA
- the nhaC gene encoding Na+/H+ antiporter NhaC, translated as MGVILASAGIIGFSVLKLGSDAHLPLVLAAVLAATCGVLFLRMPWSAIEEGMLQGVSLALQPILILMMVGVMVGVWICSGTVPALIYYGLKLLSPSIFLAASLLICSVVSLATGSSWTTVSSVGIALMGIGAGLGIPAPMCAGAVISGGYFGDKMSPLSDTTNLAPAVAGNELFDHIRAMIWTTGPTYVLVFAIYVFLGLRFQGQMGSLEQIQAIQGAISGHFNLNLLTLLPPLLIVVFAAVRFPAIPGLILGCLAGALVAMGFQGVSVTDLLGVAQNGFESKTGMEMVDDLLSRGGLQGMMWTISLIMCALSFGGIVERCGYLETILGAMRGMLRNPTSLVASTVGASFFGNMFLGDQFLGIVVPGRMFKPAYEEMGLAPRMLSRTLEDCGTLTSPLIPWTACGGFMSSTLGISAFQYAPYAFLNWINPLMAIALTALGIGVFWKGKDGRPTRVRPEKA; from the coding sequence TTGGGCGTCATTCTGGCAAGCGCAGGGATCATCGGGTTCTCGGTGCTGAAGCTGGGCTCCGACGCCCACCTCCCCCTGGTCCTGGCGGCGGTCCTGGCGGCGACCTGCGGGGTTCTCTTCCTCCGCATGCCCTGGTCGGCCATCGAGGAGGGGATGCTCCAGGGGGTCAGCCTGGCGCTGCAGCCCATCCTGATCCTCATGATGGTGGGCGTCATGGTGGGGGTCTGGATCTGCTCCGGCACCGTCCCCGCCCTGATCTACTACGGCCTCAAGCTCCTGTCTCCCAGCATCTTCCTTGCGGCGTCCCTGCTCATCTGCTCCGTGGTCTCCCTGGCCACGGGCAGCTCCTGGACCACCGTGAGCTCCGTGGGGATCGCCCTCATGGGCATCGGGGCGGGGCTGGGCATCCCCGCTCCCATGTGCGCCGGGGCGGTGATCTCGGGGGGGTACTTCGGGGACAAGATGAGCCCCCTGTCCGACACCACCAACCTGGCTCCCGCGGTGGCGGGGAACGAGCTGTTCGACCACATCCGGGCCATGATCTGGACCACCGGCCCCACCTACGTGCTGGTGTTCGCCATCTACGTGTTCCTGGGCCTGCGCTTCCAGGGGCAGATGGGCAGTCTGGAGCAGATCCAGGCCATCCAGGGGGCCATCTCGGGGCACTTCAACCTCAACCTCCTCACCCTGCTGCCCCCGCTCCTCATCGTGGTCTTCGCGGCGGTGCGGTTTCCCGCCATCCCCGGGCTGATCCTGGGGTGCCTCGCCGGGGCGCTGGTGGCCATGGGCTTCCAGGGGGTCTCGGTGACGGACCTGCTCGGGGTGGCCCAGAACGGCTTCGAGTCCAAGACGGGGATGGAGATGGTGGACGACCTGCTCTCCCGGGGAGGACTTCAGGGCATGATGTGGACCATCTCCCTCATCATGTGTGCCCTTTCCTTCGGGGGCATCGTGGAGCGGTGCGGCTACCTGGAGACCATCCTCGGGGCCATGAGGGGGATGCTCCGGAACCCCACCTCCCTGGTGGCCTCCACGGTGGGGGCCAGCTTCTTCGGCAACATGTTCCTGGGAGACCAGTTCTTGGGCATCGTGGTGCCGGGACGGATGTTCAAGCCTGCCTACGAGGAGATGGGCTTGGCGCCCCGGATGCTCTCCCGGACCCTGGAGGACTGCGGGACCCTGACCTCCCCCCTGATCCCCTGGACCGCCTGCGGCGGCTTCATGAGTTCCACCCTGGGGATCTCGGCGTTTCAGTACGCCCCCTATGCGTTCCTGAACTGGATCAACCCGCTCATGGCCATCGCCCTCACCGCCCTGGGCATCGGGGTCTTCTGGAAGGGCAAGGACGGACGTCCCACCCGAGTGCGGCCCGAGAAGGCCTGA
- the cbiM gene encoding cobalt transporter CbiM — translation MHIPENYLSPSTCAVFGVAMIPLWTRSLAKVREELSPERLPLLGIGAAFSFLVMMLNLPLPGGTTGHAVGAALLAILLGPWSASLAVSMALLVQALFFGDGGILPFAANCFNMAVLMPFAASFLYRTLSGGAAPGSTRERGAAFVAAWTSLNLAAFSTAVMFGIQPLLFTDPAGQPLYAPYPLSVAIPAMMVPHLLVAGVAEGIATVLVLEFLRRTAPSLVARRSEGPSFRPAYLLLALLVAASPLGLLAAGTAWGEWGAEEIQALVGFIPRAFETGLQFEAPAPDYAFPGLSEVLGYVLSAAAGTSLLLGLFALARRLWNRTAPSR, via the coding sequence ATGCACATTCCCGAGAACTATCTCTCCCCCTCCACCTGCGCCGTCTTCGGCGTCGCCATGATCCCTCTGTGGACCCGCTCTCTCGCCAAGGTCCGGGAGGAACTCTCCCCGGAACGTCTGCCTCTCCTGGGCATCGGCGCGGCCTTTTCCTTTCTGGTGATGATGCTCAACCTGCCTCTCCCGGGGGGCACCACGGGACACGCGGTGGGGGCGGCCCTCCTGGCCATCCTGCTGGGCCCCTGGAGCGCCTCCCTGGCGGTATCCATGGCCCTCTTGGTCCAGGCCCTCTTCTTCGGCGACGGAGGGATCCTGCCCTTTGCGGCCAACTGCTTCAACATGGCGGTGCTCATGCCCTTCGCGGCCAGCTTTCTCTATCGGACCCTGAGCGGCGGGGCCGCCCCCGGATCGACCCGGGAACGGGGCGCCGCCTTCGTGGCCGCCTGGACCTCTCTCAACCTGGCGGCCTTCTCCACGGCGGTGATGTTCGGCATTCAGCCCCTGCTCTTCACGGACCCGGCAGGACAACCCCTCTACGCCCCCTACCCACTCTCCGTGGCGATCCCCGCCATGATGGTGCCCCACCTCCTGGTGGCAGGGGTGGCGGAAGGGATCGCCACGGTGCTGGTGCTGGAGTTCCTCCGCCGCACCGCCCCCTCTCTGGTCGCCCGCCGGTCGGAGGGTCCCTCCTTCCGGCCCGCCTACCTCCTGCTGGCCCTGCTGGTGGCGGCCAGCCCCCTGGGGCTCCTGGCGGCGGGAACCGCCTGGGGAGAATGGGGAGCGGAGGAGATCCAGGCGCTGGTGGGCTTCATCCCCCGGGCCTTCGAGACGGGGCTTCAGTTCGAGGCCCCCGCCCCGGACTACGCCTTCCCGGGGCTCTCCGAAGTCCTGGGATACGTGCTCTCCGCCGCCGCGGGGACATCCCTGCTCCTGGGCCTGTTTGCCCTGGCCCGCAGGCTCTGGAACCGGACCGCCCCCTCTCGGTGA
- a CDS encoding energy-coupling factor transporter transmembrane component T — translation MKDWLEREEPFVPSPKRENPFLARTLRGLRAATEPPASSPSGRSQAFLTALHPRAKLLATLGILVAVGLTGDTGRLLLPGLWTAAHVAALPRAPRRRVLALGAGALGFSLFLLLPLPFLGQTGAMLRFLGKEAVTVPLVAALGASSRRHQLQRELRTLGVPADLVFALDLTLRALHLLAREGAALIEALFLRRLAPSLSWRPLGGWVGVLFLRTLEMERRTQETLTCRGFTGTPPPLPRRPLEAEDWLYLACAFALLAVLALGRTP, via the coding sequence GTGAAGGACTGGCTGGAACGGGAAGAACCCTTCGTCCCCTCCCCGAAGCGGGAGAACCCCTTCCTCGCCCGCACCCTCCGGGGACTGCGGGCCGCGACGGAACCTCCCGCCTCTTCCCCCTCCGGGAGGAGCCAGGCCTTTCTCACAGCCCTCCACCCCCGGGCGAAGCTCCTCGCCACCCTGGGGATCCTGGTGGCGGTGGGACTGACCGGGGATACGGGACGACTGCTCCTTCCGGGGCTCTGGACGGCGGCCCACGTGGCAGCCCTCCCCCGAGCCCCGCGACGCCGGGTCCTGGCCCTGGGGGCAGGGGCCCTGGGCTTTTCCCTCTTCCTCCTGCTTCCCCTTCCTTTCCTGGGGCAGACGGGGGCGATGCTTCGCTTCCTGGGCAAGGAGGCCGTCACGGTCCCCCTGGTGGCCGCCCTCGGGGCTTCCTCCCGGCGACATCAGCTCCAGCGGGAACTCCGAACCCTGGGGGTCCCGGCGGATCTGGTCTTCGCCCTGGATCTGACCCTGCGGGCCCTGCACCTCCTGGCCAGGGAGGGAGCCGCCCTGATCGAAGCCCTTTTCCTGCGCCGCCTCGCCCCCTCCCTTTCCTGGCGTCCCCTGGGAGGCTGGGTGGGGGTGCTGTTTCTTCGGACCCTGGAGATGGAGCGACGCACCCAGGAGACCCTGACCTGTCGGGGCTTCACGGGAACCCCGCCACCCCTTCCCCGTCGCCCCCTGGAAGCGGAGGACTGGCTGTACCTGGCCTGTGCCTTCGCCCTTCTGGCGGTCCTGGCGCTGGGGAGGACTCCATGA
- a CDS encoding energy-coupling factor ABC transporter ATP-binding protein — translation MNTPLFRLDRAGCRYGDHVALREVTLVVEPGESLALLGPNGCGKSTLLRMLAGLHPPDAGTCRFEGREVNRESLREGAFARRLHQRVGLLFQNPSDQLFCPSVEEEILFGPLQLGLGEEEARRRLEDCLELLHLGPLRERPPYALSGGERKRVALGAVLSSNPSVLLLDEPFGELDPRGRRALRDLLVRLHAAGKTLVAATHDLTLAEGLFHRGVVFREDHRMGADAPLEEILRDRERLEAWNLI, via the coding sequence ATGAACACCCCCCTGTTCCGCCTGGATCGTGCGGGTTGCCGCTACGGCGACCACGTGGCTCTCCGGGAGGTCACCCTCGTCGTGGAACCCGGGGAATCCCTGGCCTTGCTGGGACCCAACGGGTGCGGCAAATCCACCCTGCTGCGGATGCTGGCGGGGCTCCATCCCCCCGATGCGGGAACCTGCCGCTTCGAGGGACGGGAGGTGAACCGGGAATCCCTTCGGGAAGGGGCCTTCGCCCGAAGGCTCCACCAGCGAGTGGGCCTCCTCTTCCAGAACCCGTCGGACCAGCTCTTCTGCCCCTCCGTGGAGGAGGAGATCCTCTTCGGCCCCTTGCAGCTGGGTCTGGGGGAGGAGGAAGCCCGAAGGCGCCTGGAGGATTGTCTGGAGCTGCTGCACCTGGGCCCCCTGAGGGAGCGCCCCCCCTATGCCCTGAGCGGGGGGGAGCGCAAACGGGTCGCCCTCGGGGCGGTTCTGTCCTCCAACCCGTCGGTGCTGCTGCTGGACGAGCCCTTCGGGGAACTGGATCCGAGGGGCCGAAGGGCCCTGCGGGATCTGCTGGTGCGGCTTCACGCCGCCGGGAAGACCCTGGTGGCGGCCACCCACGACCTGACCCTGGCGGAAGGGCTCTTCCATCGGGGGGTGGTCTTCCGGGAAGACCACCGCATGGGGGCGGACGCCCCCCTGGAGGAGATCCTCCGGGACCGGGAGCGCCTGGAGGCATGGAACCTGATCTGA